The Zalophus californianus isolate mZalCal1 chromosome X, mZalCal1.pri.v2, whole genome shotgun sequence genome window below encodes:
- the USP11 gene encoding ubiquitin carboxyl-terminal hydrolase 11 isoform X7, with protein sequence MAAVAANVAAAAEDRESQRENVPGLESQRRQIENGESGRERPLRAGESWFLVEQHWYKQWEVYVQGGDQDSGTFPGCINNADLFEDQVNWRLKKGLVEGEDYVLLPAAAWHYLVDWYGLEHGQPPIERKVVELPSVQKVEVYPVELLLVRHSDMDTPHIAQFSHTDSVDLVLRTAREQFLVSPQEETRLWIKNAEGSFERLCNTRVTLLDAALKTGQVVIMETRNKDGTWPSAQPQAVNTALEEDEEFQGQPGICGLTNLGNTCFMNSALQCLSNVPQLTEYFLKNHYLEELNFCNPLGMKGEIAEAYADLVKQAWSGHHRSIVPHVFKTKVGHFASQFLGYQQHDSQELLSFLLDGLHEDLNRVKKKEYVELCDAAGRPDQEVAQEAWQNHKRRNDSVIVDTFHGLFKSTLVCPDCGNVSVTFDPFCYLSVPLPVSHKRVMEVFFVSMDPRRKPEQHRLVVPKKGKISDLCVALAKHTGMSPERMMVADVFSHRFYKIYQLEESLSSILDRDDIFIYEVSGRSAIGENSREDVVLPIYLRERTPARDYNNSYYGLMLFGHPLLVSVPRDRLSWDALYHILLYRLSRYVTRPSSDDEDDGDEKADMEDKDSMPKPGHVAGGSSQDSGPEQAGPSSGVAGGSRAPVDNSPGPSHWPQRARRKHLFTLQTVNSNGTSDRSTFNEDTHAQPYIAIDWEPEMKKRYYDEVEAEGYVKHDCVGYVLKKAPVRLQECIELFTTVETLEKENPWYCPTCKQHQLATKKLDLWMLPETLIIHLKRFSYTKFSREKLDTLVEFPIRDLDFSEFVIKPQNESAPELYKYDLIAVSNHYGGLRDGHYTTFACNKDSGQWHYFDDNSVSPVTENQIESKAAYVLFYQRQDVARRLQPQPGLAEPPASPACGPPPNSEFMDVN encoded by the exons ATGGCGGCGGTCGCAGCGAATGTGGCGGCTGCGGCCGAGGACCGAGAGTCGCAGCGCGAAAACGTGCCGGGCCTTGAGAGCCAGCGGCGCCAGATCGAGAACGGCGAGAGTGGGCGAGAGCGTCCACTGCGGGCCGGCGAAAGCTG GTTCCTCGTGGAGCAGCACTGGTACAAACAGTGGGAAGTGTACGTGCAGGGAGGAGACCAGGACTCCGGCACCTTCCCTGGCTGCATCAATAATGCTGACCTCTTTGAAG ACCAGGTAAACTGGCGCCTCAAGAAGGGTCTAGTGGAAGGTGAAGACTATGTGCTGCTCCCGGCGGCTGCTTGGCATTACCTGGTCGACTGGTACGGTCTAGAGCATGGCCAGCCCCCCATTGAACGCAAG GTTGTGGAGCTGCCCAGCGTCCAGAAGGTCGAAGTGTACCCAGTAGAACTGCTGCTTGTCCGGCACAGTGATATGGACACACCTCACATTGCTCAATTCAGCCACACAGATTCTGTTG ACCTCGTTTTGCGCACTGCCCGAGAGCAATTTCTGGTGAGCCCCCAGGAAGAGACGCGGCTGTGGATCAAGAACGCAGAGGGCTCTTTTGAGAGATTGTGCAACACACGCGTCACGCTTCTTGACGCTGCCCTCAAGActgggcag GTGGTCATCATGGAGACCCGAAACAAGGATGGCACTTGGCCCAGTGCCCAGCCACAGGCTGT GAACACTGCGTTGGAGGAGGATGAGGAATTCCAGGGCCAGCCAGGCATCTGTGGTCTCACCAACCTGGGCAACACGTGCTTCATGAACTCGGCCCTGCAG TGCCTCAGCAATGTGCCACAGCTCACCGAGTACTTCCTCAAAAACCACTACCTGGAGGAGCTCAACTTCTGCAACCCGCTGGGCATGAAGGGGGAGATCGCAGAGGCCTACGCGGACCTGGTGAAGCAGGCCTGGTCTGGCCACCACCGGTCCATCGTGCCTCATGTGTTCAAG ACCAAGGTCGGCCACTTTGCATCCCAGTTTCTGGGCTACCAACAGCATGACTCACAGGAGCTGCTGTCGTTCCTCCTGGATGGGCTGCATGAGGACCTCAATCGTGTCAAGAAGAAGGAATATGTGGAGTTGTGCGATGCTGCTGGGCGGCCAGATCAG GAGGTCGCTCAGGAGGCCTGGCAGAACCACAAACGGCGGAATGATTCTGTGATCGTGGACACTTTCCACGGTCTCTTCAAGTCCACGCTGGTGTGCCCGGATTGTGGCAACGTGTCTGTGACCTTCGACCCCTTCTGCTACCTCAGTGTCCCACTGCCTGTCAGCCACAAGAGGGTCATGGAGGTCTTCTTTGTCTCCATGGATCCTCGCCGCAAACCAGAGCAG CACCGGCTCGTGGTCCCCAAGAAGGGCAAGATCTCAGATCTGTGTGTGGCTCTGGCCAAACACACTGGCATGTCGCCAGAGAGG ATGATGGTGGCCGATGTCTTCAGTCACCGCTTCTATAAGATCTACCAGCTGGAGGAGTCTCTGAGCAGCATCTTGGACCGAGATGATATTTTCAT ATACGAGGTGTCAGGCAGGTCTGCTATTGGTGAGAACTCCAGGGAGGACGTCGTGCTTCCTATCTACCTGCGGGAGCGCACCCCAGCCCGGGACTACAACAACTCTTACTACGGCCTCATGCTCTTTGGGCACCCGCTCCTGGTGTCGGTGCCCCGTGACCGGCTCTCCTGGGATGCCCTCTATCACATCCTGCTCTACCGCCTCTC GCGCTATGTGACCAGACCCAGCTCGGATGACGAGGACGACGGGGATGAGAaag cAGACATGGAGGATAAGGACAGCATGCCCAAGCCGGGACATGTGGCTGGGGGCAGCTCCCAAGATTCTGGGCCGGAGCAGGCTGGGCCCAGTTCCGGAGTCGCGGGCGGGAGCCGGGCCCCCGTGGACAACTCCCCTGGACCATCTCACTGGCCCCAGAGGGCGCGGCGCAAGCACCTGTTCACCCTGCAGACAGTGAACTCCAACGGGACCAGCGACCGCTCGACCTTCAACGAGGATACCCATG CCCAGCCGTACATTGCCATCGACTGGGAGCCAGAGATGAAGAAGCGTTACTATGACGAGGTGGAGGCTGAG GGCTATGTGAAGCACGACTGTGTCGGGTACGTGCTGAAGAAGGCTCCCGTGCGGCTGCAGGAGTGCATTGAGCTCTTCACCACTGTCGAGACTCTAGAGAAGGAAAATCCCTG GTACTGCCCCACCTGCAAGCAGCACCAGCTGGCCACCAAGAAACTGGACCTGTGGATGCTCCCTGAGACGCTCATCATCCACCTGAAGCGCTTTTCCTACACCAAGTTCTCCCGCGAGAAGCTGGACACCCTTGTGGAGTTTCCTATCCG GGACTTGGACTTCTCCGAGTTTGTCATCAAGCCGCAGAACGAGTCGGCGCCAGAGCTGTACAAATACGATCTCATTGCGGTTTCCAACCATTATGGGGGCCTGCGTGACGGACACT ACACGACATTTGCCTGCAACAAGGACAGTGGCCAGTGGCACTACTTCGATGACAACAGCGTCTCACCCGTAACTGAGAACCAGATTGAG TCCAAGGcagcctatgttctcttctaccAACGCCAGGATGTGGCGCGTcgcctgcagccccagcccggCTTAGCTGAGCCCCCAGCATCCCCTGCCTGCGGCCCCCCGCCCAACTCTGAGTTCATGGATGTAAACTGA
- the USP11 gene encoding ubiquitin carboxyl-terminal hydrolase 11 isoform X10, whose translation MDTPHIAQFSHTDSVDLVLRTAREQFLVSPQEETRLWIKNAEGSFERLCNTRVTLLDAALKTGQVVIMETRNKDGTWPSAQPQAVNTALEEDEEFQGQPGICGLTNLGNTCFMNSALQCLSNVPQLTEYFLKNHYLEELNFCNPLGMKGEIAEAYADLVKQAWSGHHRSIVPHVFKTKVGHFASQFLGYQQHDSQELLSFLLDGLHEDLNRVKKKEYVELCDAAGRPDQEVAQEAWQNHKRRNDSVIVDTFHGLFKSTLVCPDCGNVSVTFDPFCYLSVPLPVSHKRVMEVFFVSMDPRRKPEQHRLVVPKKGKISDLCVALAKHTGMSPERMMVADVFSHRFYKIYQLEESLSSILDRDDIFIYEVSGRSAIGENSREDVVLPIYLRERTPARDYNNSYYGLMLFGHPLLVSVPRDRLSWDALYHILLYRLSRYVTRPSSDDEDDGDEKADMEDKDSMPKPGHVAGGSSQDSGPEQAGPSSGVAGGSRAPVDNSPGPSHWPQRARRKHLFTLQTVNSNGTSDRSTFNEDTHGVSFSSQPYIAIDWEPEMKKRYYDEVEAEGYVKHDCVGYVLKKAPVRLQECIELFTTVETLEKENPWYCPTCKQHQLATKKLDLWMLPETLIIHLKRFSYTKFSREKLDTLVEFPIRDLDFSEFVIKPQNESAPELYKYDLIAVSNHYGGLRDGHYTTFACNKDSGQWHYFDDNSVSPVTENQIESKAAYVLFYQRQDVARRLQPQPGLAEPPASPACGPPPNSEFMDVN comes from the exons ATGGACACACCTCACATTGCTCAATTCAGCCACACAGATTCTGTTG ACCTCGTTTTGCGCACTGCCCGAGAGCAATTTCTGGTGAGCCCCCAGGAAGAGACGCGGCTGTGGATCAAGAACGCAGAGGGCTCTTTTGAGAGATTGTGCAACACACGCGTCACGCTTCTTGACGCTGCCCTCAAGActgggcag GTGGTCATCATGGAGACCCGAAACAAGGATGGCACTTGGCCCAGTGCCCAGCCACAGGCTGT GAACACTGCGTTGGAGGAGGATGAGGAATTCCAGGGCCAGCCAGGCATCTGTGGTCTCACCAACCTGGGCAACACGTGCTTCATGAACTCGGCCCTGCAG TGCCTCAGCAATGTGCCACAGCTCACCGAGTACTTCCTCAAAAACCACTACCTGGAGGAGCTCAACTTCTGCAACCCGCTGGGCATGAAGGGGGAGATCGCAGAGGCCTACGCGGACCTGGTGAAGCAGGCCTGGTCTGGCCACCACCGGTCCATCGTGCCTCATGTGTTCAAG ACCAAGGTCGGCCACTTTGCATCCCAGTTTCTGGGCTACCAACAGCATGACTCACAGGAGCTGCTGTCGTTCCTCCTGGATGGGCTGCATGAGGACCTCAATCGTGTCAAGAAGAAGGAATATGTGGAGTTGTGCGATGCTGCTGGGCGGCCAGATCAG GAGGTCGCTCAGGAGGCCTGGCAGAACCACAAACGGCGGAATGATTCTGTGATCGTGGACACTTTCCACGGTCTCTTCAAGTCCACGCTGGTGTGCCCGGATTGTGGCAACGTGTCTGTGACCTTCGACCCCTTCTGCTACCTCAGTGTCCCACTGCCTGTCAGCCACAAGAGGGTCATGGAGGTCTTCTTTGTCTCCATGGATCCTCGCCGCAAACCAGAGCAG CACCGGCTCGTGGTCCCCAAGAAGGGCAAGATCTCAGATCTGTGTGTGGCTCTGGCCAAACACACTGGCATGTCGCCAGAGAGG ATGATGGTGGCCGATGTCTTCAGTCACCGCTTCTATAAGATCTACCAGCTGGAGGAGTCTCTGAGCAGCATCTTGGACCGAGATGATATTTTCAT ATACGAGGTGTCAGGCAGGTCTGCTATTGGTGAGAACTCCAGGGAGGACGTCGTGCTTCCTATCTACCTGCGGGAGCGCACCCCAGCCCGGGACTACAACAACTCTTACTACGGCCTCATGCTCTTTGGGCACCCGCTCCTGGTGTCGGTGCCCCGTGACCGGCTCTCCTGGGATGCCCTCTATCACATCCTGCTCTACCGCCTCTC GCGCTATGTGACCAGACCCAGCTCGGATGACGAGGACGACGGGGATGAGAaag cAGACATGGAGGATAAGGACAGCATGCCCAAGCCGGGACATGTGGCTGGGGGCAGCTCCCAAGATTCTGGGCCGGAGCAGGCTGGGCCCAGTTCCGGAGTCGCGGGCGGGAGCCGGGCCCCCGTGGACAACTCCCCTGGACCATCTCACTGGCCCCAGAGGGCGCGGCGCAAGCACCTGTTCACCCTGCAGACAGTGAACTCCAACGGGACCAGCGACCGCTCGACCTTCAACGAGGATACCCATGGTGTCTCCTTCAGCT CCCAGCCGTACATTGCCATCGACTGGGAGCCAGAGATGAAGAAGCGTTACTATGACGAGGTGGAGGCTGAG GGCTATGTGAAGCACGACTGTGTCGGGTACGTGCTGAAGAAGGCTCCCGTGCGGCTGCAGGAGTGCATTGAGCTCTTCACCACTGTCGAGACTCTAGAGAAGGAAAATCCCTG GTACTGCCCCACCTGCAAGCAGCACCAGCTGGCCACCAAGAAACTGGACCTGTGGATGCTCCCTGAGACGCTCATCATCCACCTGAAGCGCTTTTCCTACACCAAGTTCTCCCGCGAGAAGCTGGACACCCTTGTGGAGTTTCCTATCCG GGACTTGGACTTCTCCGAGTTTGTCATCAAGCCGCAGAACGAGTCGGCGCCAGAGCTGTACAAATACGATCTCATTGCGGTTTCCAACCATTATGGGGGCCTGCGTGACGGACACT ACACGACATTTGCCTGCAACAAGGACAGTGGCCAGTGGCACTACTTCGATGACAACAGCGTCTCACCCGTAACTGAGAACCAGATTGAG TCCAAGGcagcctatgttctcttctaccAACGCCAGGATGTGGCGCGTcgcctgcagccccagcccggCTTAGCTGAGCCCCCAGCATCCCCTGCCTGCGGCCCCCCGCCCAACTCTGAGTTCATGGATGTAAACTGA
- the USP11 gene encoding ubiquitin carboxyl-terminal hydrolase 11 isoform X6: MAAVAANVAAAAEDRESQRENVPGLESQRRQIENGESGRERPLRAGESWFLVEQHWYKQWEVYVQGGDQDSGTFPGCINNADLFEDQVNWRLKKGLVEGEDYVLLPAAAWHYLVDWYGLEHGQPPIERKVVELPSVQKVEVYPVELLLVRHSDMDTPHIAQFSHTDSVDLVLRTAREQFLVSPQEETRLWIKNAEGSFERLCNTRVTLLDAALKTGQVVIMETRNKDGTWPSAQPQAVNTALEEDEEFQGQPGICGLTNLGNTCFMNSALQCLSNVPQLTEYFLKNHYLEELNFCNPLGMKGEIAEAYADLVKQAWSGHHRSIVPHVFKTKVGHFASQFLGYQQHDSQELLSFLLDGLHEDLNRVKKKEYVELCDAAGRPDQEVAQEAWQNHKRRNDSVIVDTFHGLFKSTLVCPDCGNVSVTFDPFCYLSVPLPVSHKRVMEVFFVSMDPRRKPEQHRLVVPKKGKISDLCVALAKHTGMSPERMMVADVFSHRFYKIYQLEESLSSILDRDDIFIYEVSGRSAIGENSREDVVLPIYLRERTPARDYNNSYYGLMLFGHPLLVSVPRDRLSWDALYHILLYRLSRYVTRPSSDDEDDGDEKDMEDKDSMPKPGHVAGGSSQDSGPEQAGPSSGVAGGSRAPVDNSPGPSHWPQRARRKHLFTLQTVNSNGTSDRSTFNEDTHGVSFSSQPYIAIDWEPEMKKRYYDEVEAEGYVKHDCVGYVLKKAPVRLQECIELFTTVETLEKENPWYCPTCKQHQLATKKLDLWMLPETLIIHLKRFSYTKFSREKLDTLVEFPIRDLDFSEFVIKPQNESAPELYKYDLIAVSNHYGGLRDGHYTTFACNKDSGQWHYFDDNSVSPVTENQIESKAAYVLFYQRQDVARRLQPQPGLAEPPASPACGPPPNSEFMDVN, encoded by the exons ATGGCGGCGGTCGCAGCGAATGTGGCGGCTGCGGCCGAGGACCGAGAGTCGCAGCGCGAAAACGTGCCGGGCCTTGAGAGCCAGCGGCGCCAGATCGAGAACGGCGAGAGTGGGCGAGAGCGTCCACTGCGGGCCGGCGAAAGCTG GTTCCTCGTGGAGCAGCACTGGTACAAACAGTGGGAAGTGTACGTGCAGGGAGGAGACCAGGACTCCGGCACCTTCCCTGGCTGCATCAATAATGCTGACCTCTTTGAAG ACCAGGTAAACTGGCGCCTCAAGAAGGGTCTAGTGGAAGGTGAAGACTATGTGCTGCTCCCGGCGGCTGCTTGGCATTACCTGGTCGACTGGTACGGTCTAGAGCATGGCCAGCCCCCCATTGAACGCAAG GTTGTGGAGCTGCCCAGCGTCCAGAAGGTCGAAGTGTACCCAGTAGAACTGCTGCTTGTCCGGCACAGTGATATGGACACACCTCACATTGCTCAATTCAGCCACACAGATTCTGTTG ACCTCGTTTTGCGCACTGCCCGAGAGCAATTTCTGGTGAGCCCCCAGGAAGAGACGCGGCTGTGGATCAAGAACGCAGAGGGCTCTTTTGAGAGATTGTGCAACACACGCGTCACGCTTCTTGACGCTGCCCTCAAGActgggcag GTGGTCATCATGGAGACCCGAAACAAGGATGGCACTTGGCCCAGTGCCCAGCCACAGGCTGT GAACACTGCGTTGGAGGAGGATGAGGAATTCCAGGGCCAGCCAGGCATCTGTGGTCTCACCAACCTGGGCAACACGTGCTTCATGAACTCGGCCCTGCAG TGCCTCAGCAATGTGCCACAGCTCACCGAGTACTTCCTCAAAAACCACTACCTGGAGGAGCTCAACTTCTGCAACCCGCTGGGCATGAAGGGGGAGATCGCAGAGGCCTACGCGGACCTGGTGAAGCAGGCCTGGTCTGGCCACCACCGGTCCATCGTGCCTCATGTGTTCAAG ACCAAGGTCGGCCACTTTGCATCCCAGTTTCTGGGCTACCAACAGCATGACTCACAGGAGCTGCTGTCGTTCCTCCTGGATGGGCTGCATGAGGACCTCAATCGTGTCAAGAAGAAGGAATATGTGGAGTTGTGCGATGCTGCTGGGCGGCCAGATCAG GAGGTCGCTCAGGAGGCCTGGCAGAACCACAAACGGCGGAATGATTCTGTGATCGTGGACACTTTCCACGGTCTCTTCAAGTCCACGCTGGTGTGCCCGGATTGTGGCAACGTGTCTGTGACCTTCGACCCCTTCTGCTACCTCAGTGTCCCACTGCCTGTCAGCCACAAGAGGGTCATGGAGGTCTTCTTTGTCTCCATGGATCCTCGCCGCAAACCAGAGCAG CACCGGCTCGTGGTCCCCAAGAAGGGCAAGATCTCAGATCTGTGTGTGGCTCTGGCCAAACACACTGGCATGTCGCCAGAGAGG ATGATGGTGGCCGATGTCTTCAGTCACCGCTTCTATAAGATCTACCAGCTGGAGGAGTCTCTGAGCAGCATCTTGGACCGAGATGATATTTTCAT ATACGAGGTGTCAGGCAGGTCTGCTATTGGTGAGAACTCCAGGGAGGACGTCGTGCTTCCTATCTACCTGCGGGAGCGCACCCCAGCCCGGGACTACAACAACTCTTACTACGGCCTCATGCTCTTTGGGCACCCGCTCCTGGTGTCGGTGCCCCGTGACCGGCTCTCCTGGGATGCCCTCTATCACATCCTGCTCTACCGCCTCTC GCGCTATGTGACCAGACCCAGCTCGGATGACGAGGACGACGGGGATGAGAaag ACATGGAGGATAAGGACAGCATGCCCAAGCCGGGACATGTGGCTGGGGGCAGCTCCCAAGATTCTGGGCCGGAGCAGGCTGGGCCCAGTTCCGGAGTCGCGGGCGGGAGCCGGGCCCCCGTGGACAACTCCCCTGGACCATCTCACTGGCCCCAGAGGGCGCGGCGCAAGCACCTGTTCACCCTGCAGACAGTGAACTCCAACGGGACCAGCGACCGCTCGACCTTCAACGAGGATACCCATGGTGTCTCCTTCAGCT CCCAGCCGTACATTGCCATCGACTGGGAGCCAGAGATGAAGAAGCGTTACTATGACGAGGTGGAGGCTGAG GGCTATGTGAAGCACGACTGTGTCGGGTACGTGCTGAAGAAGGCTCCCGTGCGGCTGCAGGAGTGCATTGAGCTCTTCACCACTGTCGAGACTCTAGAGAAGGAAAATCCCTG GTACTGCCCCACCTGCAAGCAGCACCAGCTGGCCACCAAGAAACTGGACCTGTGGATGCTCCCTGAGACGCTCATCATCCACCTGAAGCGCTTTTCCTACACCAAGTTCTCCCGCGAGAAGCTGGACACCCTTGTGGAGTTTCCTATCCG GGACTTGGACTTCTCCGAGTTTGTCATCAAGCCGCAGAACGAGTCGGCGCCAGAGCTGTACAAATACGATCTCATTGCGGTTTCCAACCATTATGGGGGCCTGCGTGACGGACACT ACACGACATTTGCCTGCAACAAGGACAGTGGCCAGTGGCACTACTTCGATGACAACAGCGTCTCACCCGTAACTGAGAACCAGATTGAG TCCAAGGcagcctatgttctcttctaccAACGCCAGGATGTGGCGCGTcgcctgcagccccagcccggCTTAGCTGAGCCCCCAGCATCCCCTGCCTGCGGCCCCCCGCCCAACTCTGAGTTCATGGATGTAAACTGA
- the USP11 gene encoding ubiquitin carboxyl-terminal hydrolase 11 isoform X8 yields the protein MAAVAANVAAAAEDRESQRENVPGLESQRRQIENGESGRERPLRAGESWFLVEQHWYKQWEVYVQGGDQDSGTFPGCINNADLFEDQVNWRLKKGLVEGEDYVLLPAAAWHYLVDWYGLEHGQPPIERKVVELPSVQKVEVYPVELLLVRHSDMDTPHIAQFSHTDSVDLVLRTAREQFLVSPQEETRLWIKNAEGSFERLCNTRVTLLDAALKTGQVVIMETRNKDGTWPSAQPQAVNTALEEDEEFQGQPGICGLTNLGNTCFMNSALQCLSNVPQLTEYFLKNHYLEELNFCNPLGMKGEIAEAYADLVKQAWSGHHRSIVPHVFKTKVGHFASQFLGYQQHDSQELLSFLLDGLHEDLNRVKKKEYVELCDAAGRPDQEVAQEAWQNHKRRNDSVIVDTFHGLFKSTLVCPDCGNVSVTFDPFCYLSVPLPVSHKRVMEVFFVSMDPRRKPEQHRLVVPKKGKISDLCVALAKHTGMSPERMMVADVFSHRFYKIYQLEESLSSILDRDDIFIYEVSGRSAIGENSREDVVLPIYLRERTPARDYNNSYYGLMLFGHPLLVSVPRDRLSWDALYHILLYRLSRYVTRPSSDDEDDGDEKDMEDKDSMPKPGHVAGGSSQDSGPEQAGPSSGVAGGSRAPVDNSPGPSHWPQRARRKHLFTLQTVNSNGTSDRSTFNEDTHAQPYIAIDWEPEMKKRYYDEVEAEGYVKHDCVGYVLKKAPVRLQECIELFTTVETLEKENPWYCPTCKQHQLATKKLDLWMLPETLIIHLKRFSYTKFSREKLDTLVEFPIRDLDFSEFVIKPQNESAPELYKYDLIAVSNHYGGLRDGHYTTFACNKDSGQWHYFDDNSVSPVTENQIESKAAYVLFYQRQDVARRLQPQPGLAEPPASPACGPPPNSEFMDVN from the exons ATGGCGGCGGTCGCAGCGAATGTGGCGGCTGCGGCCGAGGACCGAGAGTCGCAGCGCGAAAACGTGCCGGGCCTTGAGAGCCAGCGGCGCCAGATCGAGAACGGCGAGAGTGGGCGAGAGCGTCCACTGCGGGCCGGCGAAAGCTG GTTCCTCGTGGAGCAGCACTGGTACAAACAGTGGGAAGTGTACGTGCAGGGAGGAGACCAGGACTCCGGCACCTTCCCTGGCTGCATCAATAATGCTGACCTCTTTGAAG ACCAGGTAAACTGGCGCCTCAAGAAGGGTCTAGTGGAAGGTGAAGACTATGTGCTGCTCCCGGCGGCTGCTTGGCATTACCTGGTCGACTGGTACGGTCTAGAGCATGGCCAGCCCCCCATTGAACGCAAG GTTGTGGAGCTGCCCAGCGTCCAGAAGGTCGAAGTGTACCCAGTAGAACTGCTGCTTGTCCGGCACAGTGATATGGACACACCTCACATTGCTCAATTCAGCCACACAGATTCTGTTG ACCTCGTTTTGCGCACTGCCCGAGAGCAATTTCTGGTGAGCCCCCAGGAAGAGACGCGGCTGTGGATCAAGAACGCAGAGGGCTCTTTTGAGAGATTGTGCAACACACGCGTCACGCTTCTTGACGCTGCCCTCAAGActgggcag GTGGTCATCATGGAGACCCGAAACAAGGATGGCACTTGGCCCAGTGCCCAGCCACAGGCTGT GAACACTGCGTTGGAGGAGGATGAGGAATTCCAGGGCCAGCCAGGCATCTGTGGTCTCACCAACCTGGGCAACACGTGCTTCATGAACTCGGCCCTGCAG TGCCTCAGCAATGTGCCACAGCTCACCGAGTACTTCCTCAAAAACCACTACCTGGAGGAGCTCAACTTCTGCAACCCGCTGGGCATGAAGGGGGAGATCGCAGAGGCCTACGCGGACCTGGTGAAGCAGGCCTGGTCTGGCCACCACCGGTCCATCGTGCCTCATGTGTTCAAG ACCAAGGTCGGCCACTTTGCATCCCAGTTTCTGGGCTACCAACAGCATGACTCACAGGAGCTGCTGTCGTTCCTCCTGGATGGGCTGCATGAGGACCTCAATCGTGTCAAGAAGAAGGAATATGTGGAGTTGTGCGATGCTGCTGGGCGGCCAGATCAG GAGGTCGCTCAGGAGGCCTGGCAGAACCACAAACGGCGGAATGATTCTGTGATCGTGGACACTTTCCACGGTCTCTTCAAGTCCACGCTGGTGTGCCCGGATTGTGGCAACGTGTCTGTGACCTTCGACCCCTTCTGCTACCTCAGTGTCCCACTGCCTGTCAGCCACAAGAGGGTCATGGAGGTCTTCTTTGTCTCCATGGATCCTCGCCGCAAACCAGAGCAG CACCGGCTCGTGGTCCCCAAGAAGGGCAAGATCTCAGATCTGTGTGTGGCTCTGGCCAAACACACTGGCATGTCGCCAGAGAGG ATGATGGTGGCCGATGTCTTCAGTCACCGCTTCTATAAGATCTACCAGCTGGAGGAGTCTCTGAGCAGCATCTTGGACCGAGATGATATTTTCAT ATACGAGGTGTCAGGCAGGTCTGCTATTGGTGAGAACTCCAGGGAGGACGTCGTGCTTCCTATCTACCTGCGGGAGCGCACCCCAGCCCGGGACTACAACAACTCTTACTACGGCCTCATGCTCTTTGGGCACCCGCTCCTGGTGTCGGTGCCCCGTGACCGGCTCTCCTGGGATGCCCTCTATCACATCCTGCTCTACCGCCTCTC GCGCTATGTGACCAGACCCAGCTCGGATGACGAGGACGACGGGGATGAGAaag ACATGGAGGATAAGGACAGCATGCCCAAGCCGGGACATGTGGCTGGGGGCAGCTCCCAAGATTCTGGGCCGGAGCAGGCTGGGCCCAGTTCCGGAGTCGCGGGCGGGAGCCGGGCCCCCGTGGACAACTCCCCTGGACCATCTCACTGGCCCCAGAGGGCGCGGCGCAAGCACCTGTTCACCCTGCAGACAGTGAACTCCAACGGGACCAGCGACCGCTCGACCTTCAACGAGGATACCCATG CCCAGCCGTACATTGCCATCGACTGGGAGCCAGAGATGAAGAAGCGTTACTATGACGAGGTGGAGGCTGAG GGCTATGTGAAGCACGACTGTGTCGGGTACGTGCTGAAGAAGGCTCCCGTGCGGCTGCAGGAGTGCATTGAGCTCTTCACCACTGTCGAGACTCTAGAGAAGGAAAATCCCTG GTACTGCCCCACCTGCAAGCAGCACCAGCTGGCCACCAAGAAACTGGACCTGTGGATGCTCCCTGAGACGCTCATCATCCACCTGAAGCGCTTTTCCTACACCAAGTTCTCCCGCGAGAAGCTGGACACCCTTGTGGAGTTTCCTATCCG GGACTTGGACTTCTCCGAGTTTGTCATCAAGCCGCAGAACGAGTCGGCGCCAGAGCTGTACAAATACGATCTCATTGCGGTTTCCAACCATTATGGGGGCCTGCGTGACGGACACT ACACGACATTTGCCTGCAACAAGGACAGTGGCCAGTGGCACTACTTCGATGACAACAGCGTCTCACCCGTAACTGAGAACCAGATTGAG TCCAAGGcagcctatgttctcttctaccAACGCCAGGATGTGGCGCGTcgcctgcagccccagcccggCTTAGCTGAGCCCCCAGCATCCCCTGCCTGCGGCCCCCCGCCCAACTCTGAGTTCATGGATGTAAACTGA